One Candidatus Saccharibacteria bacterium RAAC3_TM7_1 genomic region harbors:
- a CDS encoding Metal cation transporter, ZIP family (RAAC3_TM7_1_930), with amino-acid sequence MNTWLLLFIAATAGSLVSLTGGLYLIYGGKTADKLQRLAVPFAAGALLAAAFLDLLPEAVEQGSAETTLTATLIGLVGFFVLERSLSWFHHHHDEPVASGVHRRTSSLIIIGDTVHNFIDGLAIGAAFLVDPAAGIITTIAIAAHEIPQEIGDFSLMLSKGMAKRKVLLVNIISAFATVIGAVAIYGFGGTIHIPENLILAVTAGFFIYIAASDVIPTIHAERQRTVAARQTAILIFGIIFVYYAEHVTHSLIG; translated from the coding sequence ATGAACACATGGCTTCTCTTATTTATTGCCGCCACGGCAGGCAGTCTGGTCTCGTTGACGGGTGGCCTCTATTTAATCTATGGCGGCAAGACAGCAGATAAACTACAGCGCTTGGCTGTACCGTTTGCGGCCGGAGCACTGCTCGCCGCGGCTTTTCTTGACCTACTACCTGAGGCGGTTGAGCAGGGCAGTGCTGAGACAACGCTCACTGCCACCCTAATTGGCTTGGTAGGGTTTTTCGTGTTGGAGCGAAGTCTCAGTTGGTTTCATCACCATCACGATGAGCCAGTTGCTTCTGGTGTGCATCGGCGTACATCCAGCCTGATTATTATCGGAGATACAGTGCATAATTTTATCGATGGATTGGCGATCGGAGCGGCATTCTTGGTAGACCCGGCTGCCGGTATCATTACGACAATTGCTATCGCGGCGCATGAAATTCCACAGGAGATCGGTGACTTTAGCCTCATGCTCTCCAAAGGTATGGCCAAACGAAAAGTACTCCTGGTCAATATCATCAGTGCCTTCGCTACCGTTATCGGCGCAGTAGCGATCTACGGCTTTGGCGGGACGATTCATATCCCGGAGAATCTCATCTTGGCCGTCACTGCCGGCTTCTTTATCTATATTGCCGCCAGTGATGTTATCCCGACGATCCATGCCGAACGCCAGCGTACGGTGGCTGCGCGTCAGACAGCGATTCTCATATTTGGTATCATTTTCGTGTATTATGCCGAGCACGTCACCCATTCTTTGATAGGTTAA